The proteins below are encoded in one region of Carettochelys insculpta isolate YL-2023 chromosome 32, ASM3395843v1, whole genome shotgun sequence:
- the CHD8 gene encoding chromodomain-helicase-DNA-binding protein 8: MADPIMDLFDDPNLFGLDSLAEEGFTQAPRDPIEEALGLSGALDPSQPTLAPAAEPVQPEPLTGQPTLGSPQPEPPQPGLPQEQELLSQGNPFMGVSGASTPGASPSSAGGQQLPQATAPLPAPKIVILKAPAGGSVTGAHVAQIQAQPQALGTANGGKVTFAKVLTGTPLRPGVSIVSSNAVLAAKVAPAGGHATVHRLVQPGRPVKQLVLQPVKSPAGGPGAAGGAPLKPAVTLTSAPAQGESKRITLVLQQPQGGSSPAGQRHVVLGNLPGKIVLQGNQLAALSQAKGVPGQPAKVVTIQLQVQQPPGGQAGGPQKIQLLQQPPAAGASGQQPAVSVSSMQQAQVVGSPGQRLTVPLKVVLQPQASSSQGGSPGLSVVKVLSSSEVAALSGHGLRGGSEETRKLEHQKKQEKANRIVAEAIARARARGEQNIPRVLNEDELPSVRPEEEGERKRRRRGGGERGGPKEERTRKGRGQGGSGKSKGRSKPSTITPVVGKKRKRTASSDNSDTEAMPAPSPRQEEESSIQKRRSNRQVKRKKYTEDLDIKITDDEEDEELDVTGPVRSEQLPAPQPPAPEPEGETLPSMQFFVENPSEEDAAIVDKVLSMRVVKKELPSGQFTEAEEFFVKYKNYSYLHCEWATIAQLEKDKRIHQKLKRFKTKMTQMRHFFHEDEEPFNPDYVEVDRILDESHSVDKDNGEPVIYYLVKWCSLPYEDSTWELKEDVDEGKVREFKRIQARHPELKRVARPQAISWKKLELSHEYKNHNQLREYQLEGVNWLLFNWYNRQNCILADEMGLGKTIQSIAFLQEVYNVGIRGPFLVIAPLSTITNWEREFNTWTEMNTIVYHGSLASRQMIQQYEMYCKDSRGRLIPGAYKFDALITTFEMILSDCPELREIEWRCVIIDEAHRLKNRNCKLLDSLKHMDLEHKVLLTGTPLQNTVEELFSLLHFLEPSQFPSEAEFLKDFGDLKTEEQVQKLQAILKPMMLRRLKEDVEKNLAPKQETIIEVELTNVQKKYYRAILEKNFSFLSKGAGHTNMPNLLNTMMELRKCCNHPYLINGAEEKILAEFRDACPHSLPHDLHLQAMVRSAGKLVLIDKLLPKLRVGGHKVLIFSQMVRCLDILEDYLIQRRYLYERIDGRVRGNLRQAAIDRFSKPDSDRFVFLLCTRAGGLGINLTAADTCIIFDSDWNPQNDLQAQARCHRIGQSKAVKVYRLITRNSYEREMFDKASLKLGLDKAVLQSMSGREGSIAGIQQFSKKEIEDLLRKGAYAAIMEEDDEGSKFCEEDIDQILLRRTTTITIESEGKGSTFAKASFVASENRTDIALDDPNFWQKWAKKADLDLDLLNSKNNLVIDTPRVRKQTRHFSTLKDDDLVEFSDLESEDEERPRSRRHDRHHPLHHSYGRTDCFRVEKHLLVYGWGRWREILSHARFKRRLSERDVETICRAILVYCLLHYRGDENIKGFIWDLISPSENGKAKELQNHSGLSIPVPRGRKGKKVKSQSTFDVHKAEWIRKYNPDTLFQDESYKKHLKHQCNKVLLRVRMLYYLRQEVIGDQAGKVLAGANASEIDIWFPLVEQLEVPTAWWDAEADKSLLIGVFKHGYEKYNTMRADPALCFLEKAGRPDDKAIAAEHRLDVGEGADFDKDCEDPEYKPLSGPAKEQDEEGDPLMLLDEEISVVDGDEGQPPQPGHLFWPPGSALTARLRRLITAYQRSYKQEQLKMEAAERGDRRRRRCEAACKLKELVRREKQQRWTRREQSDFYRVVSSFGVEYDPDALRFHWSRFRALARLDRKTDESLTKYFHGFVAMCRQVCRLPPAASDESPDPTLFIEPISEERASRTLYRVDLLRRLREQVLCHPLLQERLALCQPPGPELPAWWECGRHDGELLQGAARHGLSQTDTTIMQDPDFSFLAARLSYLHSRAGTPQPPVGGAGAPAASPLLPVPEPPAPLLPALLPKPDSAEDSDSELDLGKLSPSTSGSSSSCSEDSEDERGTTPCGGKLSEEEDESLLSLPTSQEGDFPQPTAPELLLQERQRAHEWPKDRVLINRIDLVCQAVLSGKWPAGQRSQEACGVQGEAASRLPRDYVSSPAPHTRPQEEVPVPYTRLRHSPAEKEFTVQIKDEEGIKLTFQKHKLVPNGALHERPPGPKTTSKKLVELELQCLEGLRGPEIDLEARIPVVHKMNGTLLVGEAAPRRADLEAWLQAHPDFAIDPRFLAYMEDRRKQHKWHRCKKPGAVELSCLPGLERDSVASSSHNSKKGYVPDPTVSRLLPSPLESEGSRRAGVDLAKMVSLIGGAGRSQLGAPGPLSLHSPFQAGPAPGSSLPYMPFSTVASSGSLLHPGLGRGSYTAGPPLHLGSQGHLQPEEEEEEEEEDDDEMDDLSQGYASSERDFSLLDDPMMPANSDSSDGANEGGD; the protein is encoded by the exons ATGGCTGACCCCATCATGGACCTGTTTGATGACCCCAACCTCTTTGGCTTGGACTCTCTGGCGGAGGAAGGCTTCACCCAGGCGCCGCGTGACCCCATTGAAGAGGCTCTGGGATTGTCAGGGGCGCTGGACCCCTCCCAGCCAACGCTGGCCCCTGCTGCAGAACCAGTCCAGCCAGAGCCACTGACAGGACAGCCCACTCTTGGTTCCCCCCAGCCGgagcctccccagccagggctaccccaggagcaggagctgctgaGCCAGGGCAACCCCTTTATGGGGGTGTCTGGTGCCAGCACCCCTGGGGCATCCCCCTCCTCTGCCGGGGGacagcagctgcctcaggctacagcccccctgccagcccccaaaatcgTTATCCTGAAGGCCCCGGCGGGGGGCTCGGTGACGGGGGCTCATGTGGCTCAGATACAAGCTCAGCCCCAGGCACTGGGGACAGCCAACGGGGGCAAGGTGACCTTCGCCAAGGTGCTGACAGGCACCCCGCTGCGCCCTGGTGTCTCCATAGTCTCCAGCAATGCTGTGCTGGCCGCAAAGGTGGCCCCTGCCGGTGGCCATGCCACTGTGCACCGCCTGGTGCAGCCCGGCCGGCCAGTcaagcagctggtgctgcagcCGGTGAAGAGTCCAGCAGGGGGtccaggggctgctggaggagctccCCTGAAGCCTGCAGTCACCTTGACGTCTGCCCCTGCTCAG GGCGAGTCGAAGCGCATCaccctggtgctccagcagccGCAGGGTGGGAGCAGCCCTGCCGGACAGCGCCATGTGGTGCTGGGAAATCTGCCTGGGAAGATTGTGCTTCAGGGTAACCAGCTGGCAGCACTGAGCCAGGCCAAGGGGGTGCCAGGCCAACCAGCCAAGGTGGTGACCATCCAGCTGCAGGTGCAGCAGCCTCcagggggacaggctggggggccaCAGAAGattcagctgctgcagcagcccccggcAGCAGGAGCCTCGGGGCAGCAGCCCGCGGTGTCAGTCTCCTCCATGCAGCAGGCCCAGGTGGTGGGCAGCCCTGGGCAGCGGCTGACTGTGCCACTCAAGGTCGTGCTGCAGCCCCAA gccagctcctcccagggtgGCTCGCCTGGGCTCTCAGTGGTGAAGGTGCTGAGCAGCAGTGAGGTGGCAGCACTGTCTGGCCATGGCCTGCGGGGTGGCTCGGAGGAGACCCGCAAGCTGGAGCACCAGAAGAAGCAGGAGAAGGCAAACCGCATCGTGGCGGAGGCCATTGCCCGGGCGCGGGCCCGCGGGGAGCAGAACATCCCCCGTGTGCTGAATGAGGATGAGCTGCCCAGTGTGCGGCCCGAGGAGGAGGGCGAACGCAAGCGGCGCCGCAGAGGCGGGGGCGAGCGCGGGGGGCCCAAGGAGGAGAGGACCCGCAAGGGCCGGGGCCAGGGCGGCTCTGGCAAGAGCAAAGGGCGCAGCAAGCccag CACCATCACCCCTGTGGTGGGAAAGAAGCGGAAGCGGACGGCCTCCTCCGATAACTCTGACACCGAGGCTATGCCGGCTCCGTCCCCCCGCCAGGAGGAGGAGAGCAGCATCCAG AAGCGTCGCTCCAACCGGCAGGTGAAGCGGAAGAAGTACACCGAGGATCTGGACATAAAGATCACAGACGACGAGGAGGATGAGGAGCTGGATGTGACCGGACCGGTGCGGTCCGAGCAGCTGCCTGCGCCACAGCCGCCCGCCCCTGAGCCGGAGGGGGAGACCCTGCCTTCCATGCAGTTCTTTGTG GAGAACCCCAGCGAGGAGGATGCTGCCATCGTAGACAAGGTGCTGTCCATGCGGGTGGTGAAGAAGGAG ctcccttcaGGGCAGTTCACGGAAGCGGAGGAATTCTTTGTCAAATACAAGAACTA CTCTTACCTGCACTGCGAATGGGCCACCATTGCCCAGCTGGAGAAGGACAAGCGAATCCACCAGAAGCTCAAGCGCTTCAAGACCAAGATGACCCAGATGAGGCATTTCTTTCATGAG GACGAGGAGCCCTTTAACCCCGACTATGTAGAAGTTGACCGGATCCTGGACGAGTCCCACAGTGTCGACAAGGACAATGGAGAG CCGGTGATCTATTACCTGGTGAAGTGGTGCTCTCTGCCTTACGAGGACAGCACCTGGGAGCTCAAGGAGGATGTGGATGAGGGGAAGGTCCGTGAGTTCAAACGCATCCAGGCCCGGCACCCAGAGCTGAAACGGGTG GCTCGCCCCCAGGCCATCTCCTGGAAGAAACTGGAGCTCTCCCACGAGTACAAGAACCACAATCAGCTGCGGGAGTACCAGCTGGAAGGGGTCAATTGGCTGCTCTTCAACTGGTACAACAG ACAGAACTGCATCCTGGCGGACgagatggggctggggaagaCCATCCAGTCGATCGCCTTCCTGCAGGAGGTGTACAATGTGGGTATCCGGGGCCCCTTCCTGGTGATCGCCCCCCTCTCCACCATCACCAACTGGGAACGGGAGTTCAACACGTGGACCGAGATGAACACCATCGTCTACCACGGCAGCCTGGCCTCGCGCCAGATGATCCAGCAGTACGAAATGTACTGCAAGGACTCCCGG GGCCGGCTCATCCCCGGTGCCTACAAGTTCGACGCGCTGATCACCACCTTTGAGATGATCCTGTCGGACTGCCCTGAGTTGCGGGAGATCGAGTGGCGCTGTGTCATCATTGACGAGGCGCACCGCCTCAAGAACCGCAACTGCAAGCTGCTCGACAGCCTCAAGCACATGGACCTG gagCACAAGGTGCTGCTGACGGGCACGCCGCTGCAGAACACGGTGGAGGAGCTCTTCAGCCTGCTGCACTTTCTGGAGCCTTCCCAGTTCCCCTCCGAGGCGGAGTTCCTCAAGGATTTCGGGGACCTCAAGACAGAGGAGCAG GTGCAGAAGCTCCAGGCCATCCTGAAGCCCATGATGTTGCGGCGGCTGAAGGAGGATGTGGAGAAGAACCTGGCGCCCAAGCAGGAGACCATTATTGAGGTGGAGCTGACCAACGTGCAGAAGAAGTACTACCGGGCCATCCTGGAGAAGAACTTCTCCTTTCTGTCCAAGGGCGCTGGCCACACCAACATGCCCAACCTGCTCAACACCATGATGGAGCTGCGCAAATGCTGCAACCACCCCTATCTTATCAACG GCGCAGAGGAGAAGATCCTGGCAGAGTTCCGGGACGCCTGCCCGCACTCCCTGCCTCACGACCTGcacctgcaggccatggtgcGCTCAGCCGGCAAGCTGGTACTGATAGACAAGCTGCTGCCCAAGCTCAGGGTGGGCGGGCACAAGGTGCTGATCTTCTCCCAGATGGTGCGCTGCCTCGACATCCTGGAGGACTACCTCATCCAGCGGCG gtaCCTGTACGAGCGGATCGACGGACGGGTGCGGGGGAACCTGCGCCAGGCGGCCATTGACCGCTTCAGCAAGCCCGATTCGGACCGCTTCGTCTTCCTGCTCTGCACACGGGCTGGTGGCCTGGGCATCAACCTCACCGCCGCCGACACCTGTATTATCTTCGACTCTGACTGGAACCCCCAGAATGACCTCCAG GCACAGGCACGCTGCCACCGGATTGGGCAGAGCAAGGCGGTGAAGGTCTATCGACTCATCACCCGCAACTCCTACGAGCGTGAGATGTTCGACAAGGCCAGCCTCAAGCTGGGGCTAGACAAGGCCGTGCTGCAGTCCATGAGTGGGCGCGAGGGCAGCATTGCCGGG ATCCAGCAGTTCTCCAAGAAGGAGATTGAGGACTTGCTGCGCAAGGGGGCCTACGCAGCCATCATGGAGGAGGATGATGAGGGCTCCAAGTTCTGTGAGGAGGATATTGACCAGATCCTGCTGCGCCGCACGACCACTATCACCATCGAGAGCGAGGGGAAGGGCTCCACATTCGCCAAG GCGAGCTTTGTGGCCTCGGAGAACCGCACGGACATCGCCCTGGATGACCCCAACTTCTGGCAGAAGTGGGCCAAGAAGgcggacctggacctggacctgctCAACAGCAAG aaCAACCTGGTGATTGACACACCGCGGGTGCGCAAGCAGACCCGGCACTTCAGCACCCTGAAGGATGATGACCTGGTGGAGTTCTCTGACCTGGAGAGTGAGGATGAGGAGCGGCCACGCTCCCGGCGCCATGACCGGCACCACCCGCTGCACCACTCGTATGGGCGCACCGACTGCTTCCGTGTGGAGAAGCACCTGCTGGTCTACGG CTGGGGCCGCTGGCGTGAGATCCTGTCCCACGCGCGGTTCAAGCGGCGCCTGTCGGAGCGTGATGTGGAGACCATCTGCCGTGCCATCTTGGTCTACTGCCTGCTGCACTACCGAGGCGATGAGAACATCAAAGGCTTCATCTGGGATCTGATCAGCCCGTCGGAGAACGGCAAAGCCAAGGAGCTGCAGAACCACTCTG GCCTGTCCATACCTGTTCCGCGGGGGCGCAAGGGCAAGAAGGTGAAGTCCCAGAGCACCTTTGATGTCCACAAGGCTGAGTGGATCCGCAAGTACAACCCTGACACGCTCTTCCAGGATGAGAGCTACAAGAAGCACCTCAAGCACCAGTGCAACAA GGTGCTGCTCCGGGTACGGATGCTCTACTACCTGCGCCAGGAGGTGATCGGGGACCAGGCTggcaaggtgctggctggggccaatgccag TGAGATCGACATCTGGTTCCcactggtggagcagctggaggtGCCCACAGCCTGGTGGGACGCGGAGGCTGACAAGTCCCTGCTCATTGGGGTCTTCAAGCACG gCTATGAGAAGTACAACACCATGCGAGCCGACCCTGCGCTCTGCTTTCTGGAGAAGGCAGGACGCCCTGATGACAAGGCCATTGCTGCGGAGCaccgcctggatgtgggggaggg gGCGGACTTTGACAAAGACTGTGAGGACCCTGAATACAAACCACTGTCTGGGCCAGCCAAGGAGCAGGATGAGGAG GGTGACCCcctgatgctgctggatgaggagatCTCGGTGGTGGATGGAGATGAAG GTCAGCCACCTCAGCCCGGGCACCTTTTCTGGCCACCGGGCTCAGCGCTCACAGCCCGGCTGCGGCGCCTCATCACAGCCTACCAGCGCAGCTACAAGCAGGAGCAGCTGAAGATGGAGGCGGCAGAGCGGGGTGACCGGCGACGTCGGCGCTGTGAGGCAGCCTGCAAGCTCAAGGAGCTGGTGCGCCGGGAGAAGCAGCAGCG TTGGACACGTCGGGAACAGTCAGATTTCTACCGTGTGGTGTCCAGCTTTGGGGTGGAGTACGACCCGGATGCGCTGCGCTTTCACTGGAGCCGCTTCCGTGCACTGGCCCGGCTGGACCGCAAGACAGATGAGAGCCTCACCAAATACTTCCATGGATTCGTTGCCATGTGCCGGCAGGTGTGCCGGCTGCCCCCGGCCGCCAGCGATg AGTCCCCAGATCCCACACTGTTCATTGAGCCCATCTCAGAGGAGCGGGCCTCCAGGACGCTGTACCGTGTGGACCTGCTGCGCCGGCTGCGGGAGCAGGTCCTGTGCCACCCATTGCTGCAGGAGCGCCTGGCCCTGTGTCAGCCTCCAGGCCCCGAGCTGCCCGCCTGGTGGGAGTGTGGGCGGCATgatggggagctgctgcagggggcgGCCCGCCACGGGCTGAGCCAGACCGACACCACCATCATGCAGGATCCAGACTTCTCCTTTCTGGCTGCCCGCCTCAGCTACCTGCACAGCCGGGCTGGGacacctcagcctcctgtgggaggggctggggccccggcagcctcccccctgctccctgtGCCTGAACCACCAGCTCCGCTGCTGCCTGCGCTGCTCCCCAAGCCTGACTCGGCTGAGGACTCGGACTCGGAGCTCGACCTGGGGAAGCTCTCTCCCTCCACCTCCGGGTCGTCGTCGTCCTGCTCCGAGGACAGCGAAGATGAGCGGG GCACCACGCCCTGTGGGGGAAAGCTGTCCGAGGAGGAGGACGAGTCCCTACtgtccctgcccacctcccaggaGGGTGACTTTCCCCAGCCCAccgccccagagctgctgctgcaggaacgACAGCGTGCCCATGAGTGGCCCAAG GACCGAGTGCTCATTAACCGCATCGACCTGGTGTGCCAGGCTGTGCTGTCCGGCAAGTGGCCCGCGGGTCAGCGCAGCCAAGAGgcttgtggggtgcagggggaggctgCTTCCCGGCTGCCCAGGGACTATGTCAGCtcgcctgccccccacacccgcccccaggaggaggtgccAGTCCCATACACCCGTCTGCGCCACAGCCCGGCAGAGAAGGAGTTCACTGTGCAGATTAAGGAC gagGAGGGCATCAAGCTGACGTTCCAGAAGCACAAGCTGGTCCCTAATGGTGCTTTGCACGAGCGGCCGCCAGGCCCCAAGACGACCAGCAAGAAGCTGGTggag ctggagctgcagtgccTGGAGGGGCTGCGGGGCCCTGAAATCGACCTGGAGGCACGTATCCCAGTGGTGCACAAGATGAACGGGACGCTGCTGGTGGGAGAGGCAGCCCCACGCCGTGCTGACCTGGAAGCCTGGCTGCAGGCGCACCCTGACTTTGCCATTGATCCTCGTTTTCTGGCT TACATGGAAGATCGTCGCAAGCAGCACAAGTGGCACCGGTGTAAAAAACCAGGCGCAGTGGAGCTGAGCTGCCTGCCGGGGCTGGAGCGGGACTCAGTGGCCAGCAGCTCCCACAACAGCAAGAAG ggCTACGTGCCTGACCCTACGGTGAGCCGGCTCCTGCCCAGTCCATTAGAGTCTGAGGGGAGCCGCCGGGCTGGTGTGGATCTGGCCAAGATGGTATCCCTGATAGGTGGGGCTGGGcggagccagctgggggctccagggcccctgtccctgcacagccccttCCAAGCtggtccagcccctggctcttcCCTGCCCTACATGCCCTTCTCTACAGTcgcctcctctggctccctgctgcatccAGGGTTGGGCCGTGGTAGCTACACCGCAGGGCCACCCCTGCACCTGGGCTCCCAAGGGCATCtgcagcctgaggaggaggaggaggaggaggaggaagatgacgATGAGATGGATGACTTGTCTCAGGGCTATGCCAGTTCAGAACGGGACTTTTCCCTGCTGGATGACCCCATGATGCCGGCCAACTCTGACTCCAGCGATGGTGCTAACGAGGGAGGTGACTGA